TTACTACTTTTGAACGAGTGGAAACTGCTCCTTTGTTGGTAGTAAAAAATGATGGTACCCGTGAACCATTCAGTCGAAAGAAAATTTTGCACGGAGTAATGGCAGCCGGACAAAAACGGCCAATCAGTAGTGAACAATTTGAGCAATTGGTTGATCGTGTCGAAAATAAGATAAGAAAACAAGGCGTTAGTGAAATTTCATCTAAGAAGATTGGTCAGTATGTCATGGATGATTTGG
This is a stretch of genomic DNA from Lactobacillus crispatus. It encodes these proteins:
- the nrdR gene encoding transcriptional regulator NrdR, which translates into the protein MECPNCHQNASRVIDSRPSDENRAIRRRRECENCGFRFTTFERVETAPLLVVKNDGTREPFSRKKILHGVMAAGQKRPISSEQFEQLVDRVENKIRKQGVSEISSKKIGQYVMDDLANLDDVAYIRFASIYREFKDMSSFMKTMEDMMAKKGKGN